A stretch of the Dehalogenimonas sp. THU2 genome encodes the following:
- a CDS encoding ABC transporter ATP-binding protein, whose amino-acid sequence MALLEVRNLVTEFHTQDGVVHAVNDVSFDVNRGEIVALVGESGCGKTVTSLSIMRLIPDPPGKIASGKIKFDGTDLLKLPNEAIRKIRGSEISMIFQEPMTSLNPVLTIGRQLTEALMLHKKIDKKTAETEAVKLLHKVGISQAEKRLKSYPHHFSGGMRQRVMIAMAISCQPKIVIADEPTTAVDVTIQAQLLELLKGSIKELNSALILITHNLGVVARYAHRVYVMYAGRVVEHGTAEEIFHTPLHPYTAGLLGSVPRLNEPRKYRLVSIEGQPPDLLCPPPGCPFAARCAYRVDGECTVGILNEMEITPGHATSCLVAIKGETPWRKMMSS is encoded by the coding sequence ATGGCATTACTTGAAGTGAGAAATCTGGTCACAGAGTTTCATACGCAGGATGGTGTTGTCCACGCGGTGAACGATGTTTCATTTGATGTAAACCGCGGCGAAATAGTTGCTCTGGTTGGTGAAAGCGGTTGTGGCAAGACAGTGACCTCCTTGTCCATTATGCGCCTTATTCCTGATCCACCAGGTAAGATAGCCAGTGGGAAAATTAAGTTTGACGGCACCGATCTGCTTAAACTGCCAAACGAAGCCATCCGGAAAATCCGCGGTAGTGAAATATCCATGATCTTCCAGGAACCTATGACTTCCCTGAATCCGGTCCTTACGATAGGACGGCAATTGACTGAAGCTCTTATGCTTCATAAAAAGATCGATAAAAAGACAGCCGAAACGGAAGCAGTTAAATTATTACATAAAGTGGGTATTTCTCAGGCGGAAAAGCGGCTAAAAAGTTACCCGCATCATTTTTCAGGCGGCATGCGGCAGCGGGTAATGATAGCCATGGCAATTTCCTGCCAGCCTAAAATTGTCATCGCTGATGAGCCCACAACTGCGGTAGATGTGACAATCCAGGCTCAATTGCTGGAACTTTTAAAGGGAAGCATTAAGGAACTCAACAGCGCGTTGATACTGATCACTCATAATCTTGGGGTGGTTGCCAGATATGCTCACCGGGTATATGTAATGTATGCCGGACGGGTGGTTGAACACGGTACTGCCGAGGAAATATTTCACACTCCTTTGCACCCATACACAGCGGGCTTACTGGGATCGGTGCCGCGCTTGAATGAACCACGCAAATACCGGCTTGTTTCCATTGAAGGACAGCCTCCAGATCTGCTTTGTCCGCCACCGGGTTGTCCTTTCGCCGCCAGATGCGCTTACCGTGTTGATGGTGAATGTACCGTAGGTATACTTAATGAAATGGAAATAACCCCAGGACATGCCACCAGCTGTCTGGTGGCTATCAAGGGAGAAACGCCTTGGCGAAAAATGATGTCCTCTTAG
- a CDS encoding ABC transporter permease — translation MTNNIELATSPARAEIYSTRQHRSLWADAFIRLRRNKLAVVGATIIVFIALAAIFAPFITPYSFYEQNYGAILQGPSGEHWLGTDALGRDVFARLIYGARTSLMVGLFTQLIVLSIGLPIGAAAASLGGRWDNALMRFVDVMYAFPDILLIILLRSIFGGSIYMIFLAIGLVAWVGMARLVRGQILSLKQRDFVTAARAQGANGFYIAMRHLLPNAMGPIIVSVTFNVPRAIFAEAALSYIGIGITPPTPSWGVMIQNGYEMLFASPSLVVIPAAALAVLMLAFTFLGDGLRDALDPRMRR, via the coding sequence ATGACTAATAACATTGAATTGGCTACTAGTCCGGCTAGGGCTGAGATTTATTCGACGCGGCAGCATCGGTCACTTTGGGCGGATGCTTTTATCAGGTTGCGGCGGAATAAATTGGCTGTTGTTGGAGCTACTATCATAGTGTTTATAGCTTTGGCGGCTATTTTTGCGCCCTTTATAACACCATATTCTTTTTATGAGCAAAACTACGGAGCCATCCTCCAAGGACCCAGTGGTGAACACTGGCTGGGAACCGACGCGCTGGGGCGCGATGTCTTTGCCCGTTTGATATATGGTGCACGAACATCACTTATGGTAGGTCTTTTCACCCAACTTATCGTGTTATCTATCGGATTGCCTATTGGCGCAGCTGCGGCTTCACTCGGCGGACGCTGGGATAATGCTCTGATGCGTTTTGTGGACGTCATGTATGCCTTCCCTGATATTCTCCTCATTATCCTGCTGCGCTCAATATTTGGCGGAAGCATTTATATGATCTTCCTGGCCATCGGACTTGTGGCATGGGTGGGTATGGCGCGATTGGTACGCGGACAAATATTGTCATTAAAGCAAAGAGATTTTGTTACGGCAGCGCGCGCACAAGGTGCCAATGGATTTTATATTGCCATGCGTCATCTTCTTCCAAACGCAATGGGACCAATTATCGTTTCAGTTACCTTCAACGTGCCGCGGGCTATCTTTGCCGAAGCAGCCTTGTCATATATCGGAATAGGTATTACCCCTCCAACTCCCAGTTGGGGCGTAATGATTCAAAATGGGTATGAAATGCTGTTCGCCTCACCATCATTGGTGGTTATACCAGCGGCAGCTTTAGCAGTATTGATGTTAGCTTTTACATTCCTGGGTGACGGCTTACGTGATGCCCTGGATCCAAGGATGAGGCGCTGA
- a CDS encoding ABC transporter permease yields the protein MTKYVAKRIMWMLVTMLFVTFITFSLMHLVPGGPWDREKTLPPAVVEALNAKYGLDEPFFVQYGNYIWNAVQGDLGISYIYQDRNITDIIAQGLPKTALLGGVAFLLAILIGIPLGMAAALKQNTLIDYTSVGFATVFASIPGFIFGIFLIVIFSVMLHWLPTGGWGTPQHLIMPAIALAALPAAYTARITRASMLEVVRQDYIRTARAKGLRERTILLRHTLRNALIPVVTISGPELAALISGSFIIEQVFAIPGIGRLFVQGVFQRDYSLIMGTIIFYAFAIAVVNLIVDILYGVIDPRIRYD from the coding sequence ATGACAAAATATGTCGCTAAACGAATAATGTGGATGCTGGTGACGATGCTGTTTGTTACCTTTATCACATTTTCGCTGATGCACCTGGTACCTGGTGGTCCATGGGACAGAGAAAAAACATTACCACCGGCTGTTGTAGAAGCGTTAAATGCAAAATACGGTTTAGATGAACCTTTTTTTGTGCAGTACGGCAACTACATCTGGAACGCTGTCCAAGGTGACCTTGGTATTTCTTATATCTACCAGGATCGGAATATTACTGACATCATTGCGCAGGGGTTACCAAAAACAGCTTTGCTTGGTGGAGTGGCATTTTTACTGGCGATATTAATAGGTATTCCTTTGGGTATGGCGGCAGCGCTCAAACAGAACACCCTTATAGACTATACATCGGTGGGTTTTGCCACCGTTTTTGCATCCATTCCCGGCTTTATATTTGGTATTTTTTTAATAGTTATTTTTTCGGTCATGCTGCATTGGTTGCCGACTGGAGGTTGGGGGACCCCTCAACATCTGATAATGCCGGCTATCGCTCTGGCAGCTTTACCGGCGGCATACACCGCACGTATTACCAGAGCCTCAATGCTGGAGGTAGTCAGGCAAGATTACATTCGGACCGCAAGAGCGAAGGGTCTACGTGAAAGGACCATACTATTACGTCATACTCTGCGAAATGCTCTGATACCCGTTGTAACCATTTCTGGTCCGGAATTAGCAGCGCTAATTTCCGGTTCTTTCATTATTGAGCAGGTTTTTGCTATCCCGGGGATCGGGCGTTTATTTGTACAAGGGGTATTCCAGAGAGATTATAGTTTAATTATGGGCACTATCATTTTCTACGCTTTTGCCATTGCTGTAGTCAATTTGATAGTAGATATTTTATATGGTGTGATTGATCCACGGATACGCTATGACTAA
- a CDS encoding peptide ABC transporter substrate-binding protein — MKHKWLTKAGFMLATVLALAMFLPACNGDTTDPTTTAPPTTAAPMEFTVNLGGEPAQIDPNLASWAAERSVIGLVFEGLLGFNQDLTLKAVVADAIPTVANGGISADGKTYTFKIKTAATWSDGTKVTAQQFEYSIKRMLNPDLAAEYASFYWIIKGGEAYYSAVSATATEKATLKAAVGVTAVDASTLRITLERSSPTFLQLMALWPVYPVREDVITANGATWTEAGKYLGNGPYILKEWVHQDHMTFTPNTNYWGTKPKLTKITYKMITDINAAFAAYKNNELDITAPPGGTEKTVLADPVLSKEVVRYAELVTFAMQFNVTAAPFDNVKVRQAFSAAIDRSIYIDQIRNGVGQVALSWIPPGMPGYDPAANQYGFNPTKAKQLLAEAGYPNAVGLPTVKFQYANTGSNPQLAEFLQEQLRVNLGVTLVLEPMESKAFSQMVNEEKHTWAFFGWGADYPDPDNWLPEIFGTGGGVNHTLYSSAAFDAKMAQAMAELDNTKRLAFWAEAQKIALEDVPMVTLFHRERFVLVKPWVKGLKTTGMDGQIAGDQFYNEVYIQK; from the coding sequence ATGAAGCACAAGTGGCTGACCAAGGCGGGATTCATGCTCGCCACGGTCCTGGCGCTGGCGATGTTCCTGCCGGCATGCAACGGAGACACCACGGATCCCACTACTACCGCCCCTCCCACCACCGCCGCACCTATGGAATTCACCGTCAACCTTGGTGGTGAACCTGCCCAAATTGATCCCAATCTAGCTTCCTGGGCTGCTGAGCGCAGTGTTATCGGTCTGGTGTTTGAAGGTCTGCTAGGCTTTAATCAGGACCTTACACTTAAGGCGGTTGTGGCAGACGCCATTCCAACGGTCGCTAATGGTGGTATATCAGCAGATGGTAAGACTTACACATTCAAAATCAAAACAGCTGCTACTTGGAGCGATGGCACCAAGGTAACGGCTCAACAGTTTGAATACAGCATCAAACGCATGTTGAACCCCGACCTTGCTGCTGAATATGCGTCTTTTTATTGGATAATTAAGGGTGGCGAGGCCTACTATAGTGCCGTTAGTGCCACAGCAACCGAGAAAGCAACTCTTAAAGCAGCTGTTGGTGTAACAGCTGTTGATGCCAGTACCTTACGCATAACGCTGGAACGTTCATCACCAACCTTTTTACAGTTAATGGCTCTTTGGCCGGTTTACCCGGTTCGTGAAGACGTGATAACTGCAAATGGCGCAACTTGGACTGAAGCCGGAAAATACCTTGGTAATGGCCCCTATATCTTGAAAGAATGGGTTCATCAGGACCACATGACTTTCACACCCAACACTAATTATTGGGGCACTAAACCCAAGTTGACCAAGATCACCTACAAGATGATCACAGACATAAACGCTGCTTTTGCCGCTTACAAGAACAACGAGCTTGATATCACTGCTCCTCCTGGCGGCACTGAAAAAACAGTCCTTGCAGACCCTGTTCTTAGCAAAGAGGTAGTGCGCTACGCTGAACTGGTAACTTTCGCCATGCAGTTCAATGTGACCGCGGCACCTTTTGATAATGTTAAAGTACGCCAGGCATTCTCCGCAGCTATTGACCGCTCAATCTATATTGATCAAATCCGTAATGGTGTAGGACAAGTGGCGCTGTCATGGATTCCTCCTGGTATGCCGGGTTATGATCCCGCTGCCAATCAGTATGGATTTAACCCCACTAAAGCCAAACAGTTGCTGGCTGAAGCCGGTTATCCTAATGCAGTCGGTTTACCAACTGTAAAATTCCAGTATGCCAACACCGGCTCTAACCCGCAGCTTGCTGAATTCCTGCAAGAGCAGCTCAGAGTCAACCTTGGTGTCACTCTGGTGCTTGAACCAATGGAATCAAAGGCTTTTTCCCAGATGGTCAATGAAGAAAAGCACACCTGGGCATTCTTCGGCTGGGGCGCTGACTATCCTGATCCCGACAACTGGTTGCCGGAGATCTTTGGCACCGGTGGCGGTGTTAATCACACTCTGTACTCCAGCGCCGCTTTTGACGCGAAAATGGCTCAAGCTATGGCTGAACTTGATAACACCAAACGTTTAGCATTCTGGGCTGAAGCACAAAAGATCGCCCTTGAGGACGTACCGATGGTAACCTTGTTCCATCGCGAGCGTTTCGTACTGGTCAAACCATGGGTTAAAGGCTTAAAGACCACCGGTATGGATGGTCAAATTGCCGGAGACCAGTTCTACAATGAAGTATACATCCAGAAGTAG